Proteins encoded in a region of the Streptomyces akebiae genome:
- a CDS encoding adenylate/guanylate cyclase domain-containing protein yields the protein MSVEDTGSGTDADGRVEPPPLSASLERGEPHGVDADEEDPLALRLEGLILGAERRYTPFQAARSAGVSMELASRFWRAMGFADIGQAKALTEADVLALRRLAGLVEAGLLSEAMAVQVARSTGQTTARLAEWQIDSFLEGLTEPPEPGMTRTEVTYPLIELLLPELEEFLVYVWRRQLAAATGRVVQAADDEEMVDRRLAVCFADLVGFTRLTRRMEEEELGELVEAFETTAADLVAANGGRLIKTLGDEVLYATDDAGVAAEIALRLIETMANDETMPELRVGMAFGTVTTRMGDVFGSTVNLASRLTSIAPKDAVLVDGAFAEELTRTGEAPASEAEAAEAAAAAEKEGEEPPTYRFALQPMWQRPVRGLGVVQPWLLTRRPGKT from the coding sequence GTGAGCGTCGAGGACACGGGCTCCGGCACGGACGCGGATGGCCGCGTGGAGCCGCCCCCTCTCTCGGCTTCGCTCGAGCGGGGCGAGCCCCACGGCGTGGACGCCGACGAGGAGGACCCGCTGGCGCTGCGGCTCGAAGGGCTGATCCTCGGGGCCGAGCGCCGGTACACCCCTTTTCAGGCGGCGCGCAGCGCCGGGGTTTCCATGGAGCTGGCGTCCCGTTTCTGGCGGGCCATGGGCTTCGCGGACATCGGTCAGGCCAAGGCGCTGACCGAGGCCGACGTACTCGCGCTGCGGCGACTCGCCGGTCTTGTGGAGGCGGGGCTGCTGAGTGAGGCCATGGCGGTGCAGGTGGCCCGTTCGACCGGGCAGACCACGGCCCGGCTGGCCGAATGGCAGATCGACTCCTTCCTGGAGGGGCTGACCGAGCCGCCGGAGCCGGGGATGACCCGGACCGAGGTGACGTATCCGCTGATCGAGCTGTTGCTGCCGGAGCTGGAGGAGTTCCTCGTCTACGTCTGGCGGCGTCAGCTGGCCGCGGCCACCGGCCGGGTCGTCCAGGCCGCGGACGACGAGGAGATGGTCGACCGGCGCCTCGCGGTCTGCTTCGCGGATCTCGTCGGGTTCACACGGCTGACCCGTCGTATGGAGGAGGAGGAACTCGGCGAGCTGGTCGAGGCCTTCGAGACCACGGCGGCGGACCTGGTGGCGGCGAACGGGGGGCGGCTCATCAAGACCCTCGGGGACGAGGTGCTGTATGCCACGGACGACGCGGGTGTCGCCGCCGAGATCGCGCTGCGCCTCATCGAGACCATGGCCAATGACGAGACCATGCCGGAGCTGCGCGTCGGCATGGCTTTCGGCACGGTGACGACGCGGATGGGCGACGTCTTCGGTTCCACGGTGAACCTCGCGAGCCGGCTCACCTCGATAGCGCCGAAGGACGCGGTCCTCGTCGACGGGGCCTTCGCCGAGGAACTGACCCGTACGGGCGAGGCGCCCGCCTCCGAGGCCGAGGCCGCCGAAGCCGCGGCCGCGGCGGAGAAGGAAGGCGAGGAACCTCCGACCTACCGCTTCGCCCTCCAGCCCATGTGGCAACGACCGGTGCGCGGGCTGGGAGTGGTCCAGCCGTGGCTGCTCACGCGGAGGCCGGGGAAGACGTGA
- a CDS encoding TetR/AcrR family transcriptional regulator, with product MRADARRNHDRLLTEARLAFAAHGTTASLEDIARRADVGIGTLYRHFPNRQALLSAVFEEAVSDLLARAQAHLHADRPCTALVAWLRDIITHAGEYRGLAQALMTVSYADSRAAAENPSDLARCCAPIREAGTALLRRAQHAHAVRDDVSIGDLLQLTHAIALAAEETPDDPELADRLLTLTLRGLKP from the coding sequence ATGCGCGCGGACGCCCGCCGCAACCACGACCGCCTGCTCACCGAGGCCCGCCTCGCCTTCGCGGCCCACGGCACGACCGCCTCGCTCGAAGACATCGCCCGCCGAGCGGACGTGGGCATCGGCACCCTGTACCGCCACTTCCCCAACCGCCAGGCCCTCCTGAGCGCGGTCTTCGAGGAGGCGGTCTCCGACCTGCTGGCCCGCGCCCAGGCACATCTGCACGCGGACCGACCCTGCACGGCGCTCGTCGCCTGGTTGCGCGACATCATCACCCACGCGGGTGAGTACCGAGGTCTGGCGCAGGCCCTGATGACGGTCTCGTACGCGGACTCCCGCGCGGCGGCCGAGAACCCCTCGGACCTGGCCCGGTGCTGCGCCCCCATCCGGGAGGCGGGCACCGCCCTTCTCCGGCGGGCGCAACACGCTCACGCCGTACGCGACGACGTGTCCATCGGCGATCTGCTCCAGCTCACCCACGCGATCGCGCTGGCGGCCGAGGAAACCCCGGACGACCCGGAGTTGGCCGACCGCCTGCTGACGCTGACCTTGCGCGGCCTGAAGCCGTGA
- the mmpB gene encoding morphogenic membrane protein MmpB, with amino-acid sequence MLWSDPENEPPKELRDTQAMLRRLGVLMACAMLVAMLVLGIL; translated from the coding sequence ATGCTCTGGTCCGACCCTGAGAACGAGCCGCCGAAGGAACTGCGCGACACCCAGGCCATGCTTCGGCGGCTCGGCGTCCTCATGGCCTGCGCCATGCTCGTGGCCATGCTCGTCCTGGGCATCCTCTGA
- a CDS encoding nucleoside triphosphate pyrophosphatase: MTAPHPRRLILASQSPARLNLLRQAGLAPEVIVSGVDEDAVTAPTPADLALALAEAKASVVAAKPEVKGALVIGCDSVLDLDGEALGKPADAEEATARWKSMRGRAGTLQTGHCVYDTATGRYTSATASTVVHFGDPTDEEIAAYVASGEPLHVAGAFTLDGRSAPFIDGIEGDNGNVIGISLPLLRRLLARLGVAITDLWTPRTD, encoded by the coding sequence ATGACCGCTCCGCACCCCCGCCGCCTGATCCTGGCCTCCCAGTCCCCCGCCCGGCTCAACCTCCTGCGCCAGGCCGGCCTCGCCCCCGAGGTGATCGTCAGCGGTGTCGACGAGGACGCCGTGACCGCCCCCACCCCCGCGGACCTCGCCCTCGCCCTCGCCGAGGCCAAGGCCTCCGTCGTCGCCGCGAAGCCCGAGGTCAAGGGCGCTCTCGTCATCGGCTGCGACTCGGTCCTCGACCTCGACGGCGAGGCACTCGGCAAGCCCGCCGACGCCGAGGAGGCCACCGCCCGCTGGAAGTCCATGCGCGGCCGCGCCGGCACCCTCCAGACCGGCCACTGCGTCTACGACACCGCCACCGGCCGCTACACCTCCGCGACCGCCTCCACGGTCGTCCACTTCGGCGACCCCACGGACGAGGAGATCGCCGCGTACGTCGCCTCCGGTGAGCCCCTCCATGTGGCGGGCGCGTTCACCCTCGACGGGCGCTCGGCCCCGTTCATCGACGGCATCGAGGGCGACAACGGCAACGTCATCGGCATCAGCCTCCCCCTGCTGCGCCGCCTGCTGGCCCGACTCGGCGTAGCCATCACCGACCTCTGGACCCCTCGCACCGACTGA
- a CDS encoding DeoR/GlpR family DNA-binding transcription regulator, producing MVVGVTVSFVFAAERRQLILEMVRANGAVSLRELARVVQTSEVTVRRDVRALEAEGLLDRRHGGAVLPGGFTRESGFPQKSHLATAEKTAIADLAASLVEEGEAIVVGAGTTTQELARRLARVPGLTVVTNSLLVAQALAHANRVEVVMTGGTLRGSNYALVGSGAEQSLQGLRVSKAFLSGSGLTAERGLSTSNMLSASVDRALVQAAAEVVVLADHTKLGTDTMFQTVPTDVITRLVTDDPPGHDDRAVPELQALADQGVQISVAGASGGGGTGGDPVPARPSRRDVPLPGPRRNQVHGTAPQLRTATVLGDQPPAGERERERAARVADLRRR from the coding sequence ATGGTCGTTGGCGTTACTGTCAGTTTCGTGTTCGCTGCAGAACGTCGTCAATTGATCCTCGAAATGGTGCGGGCCAATGGAGCCGTGTCGCTCCGTGAGCTCGCCCGCGTCGTCCAGACCTCCGAAGTGACCGTACGGCGGGACGTGCGCGCTCTGGAGGCAGAAGGACTCCTCGACCGCCGACACGGCGGTGCGGTATTGCCGGGCGGGTTCACGCGGGAGTCCGGCTTTCCGCAGAAGTCTCATCTCGCGACCGCCGAGAAGACGGCCATCGCCGACCTCGCCGCGAGCCTCGTCGAAGAGGGCGAGGCCATCGTGGTCGGGGCGGGGACCACCACGCAGGAGCTGGCACGCCGGCTCGCGCGGGTCCCCGGGCTGACCGTCGTCACCAACTCCCTGTTGGTGGCCCAGGCGTTGGCCCACGCCAACCGTGTGGAGGTCGTGATGACCGGCGGCACCCTGCGCGGTTCCAACTACGCCCTGGTCGGCTCCGGAGCCGAGCAGTCCCTCCAGGGGCTGCGCGTCTCCAAGGCCTTCCTCTCCGGGAGCGGACTGACCGCCGAGCGCGGCCTGTCCACGTCCAACATGCTGTCGGCGTCCGTCGACCGCGCGCTGGTCCAGGCCGCCGCCGAGGTCGTCGTGCTCGCCGACCACACCAAGCTCGGCACCGACACGATGTTCCAGACGGTGCCGACCGATGTGATAACCCGGCTGGTCACCGACGATCCGCCCGGCCACGACGACCGCGCCGTCCCCGAGTTGCAGGCGCTGGCCGATCAGGGTGTGCAGATCTCCGTGGCCGGGGCGTCGGGCGGCGGTGGTACGGGAGGCGATCCCGTCCCTGCGCGCCCCTCGCGCCGGGACGTGCCCCTTCCGGGGCCCCGCCGCAACCAGGTCCACGGCACCGCGCCCCAGCTGCGCACCGCCACGGTCCTCGGGGACCAGCCACCCGCCGGTGAACGGGAGCGGGAGCGCGCCGCCCGGGTCGCGGATCTGCGGCGTCGGTAG
- a CDS encoding acetyl/propionyl/methylcrotonyl-CoA carboxylase subunit alpha, whose protein sequence is MRKVLIANRGEIAVRVARACRDAGIASVAVYADPDRDALHVRAADEAFALGGDTPATSYLDMGKVLQAAKDAGADAVHPGYGFLSENAEFAQAVLDAGLIWIGPPPQAIRDLGDKVAARHIAQRAGAPLVAGTPDPVAGAEEVVAFAREHGLPIAIKAAFGGGGRGLKVARTLEEVPELYDSAVREAVAAFGRGECFVERYLDKPRHVETQCLADSHGNVVVVSTRDCSLQRRHQKLVEEAPAPFLSPAQNEQLYAASKAILKEAGYVGAGTVEFLVGADGTISFLEVNTRLQVEHPVTEEVTGIDLVREMFRIADGEELGYDDPPLRGHSLEFRINGEDPGRGFLPAPGTVTTFTAPTGPGVRLDAGVEAGSVIGPAWDSLLAKLVVTGATRKQALQRAARALQEFTVEGMATAIPFHRTVVTDPAFAPELTGSTEPFTVHTRWIETEFVNDIKPFAAPADTDTDDDADRETIVVEVGGKRLEVSLPAALGMTLARTGLAAGAKPKRRAAKKSGPAASGDTLASPMQGTIVKVAVEEGQEVKEGDLVVVLEAMKMEQPLNAHRSGTIKGLTAEVGAALTSGAVICEIKD, encoded by the coding sequence GTGCGCAAGGTGTTGATCGCCAACCGAGGCGAAATCGCTGTCCGCGTCGCCCGGGCGTGCCGGGACGCCGGGATCGCGAGCGTGGCCGTGTATGCCGATCCGGACCGGGACGCGCTGCATGTGCGGGCCGCGGACGAGGCGTTCGCGTTGGGCGGTGACACTCCGGCGACCAGCTATCTGGACATGGGCAAGGTGCTCCAGGCGGCGAAGGACGCGGGTGCGGACGCGGTCCACCCGGGCTATGGGTTCCTCTCGGAGAACGCGGAGTTCGCGCAGGCGGTCCTGGACGCGGGTCTGATCTGGATCGGTCCGCCGCCGCAGGCGATCCGTGACCTGGGCGACAAGGTGGCGGCCCGTCACATCGCCCAGCGTGCGGGCGCCCCGCTGGTCGCGGGCACTCCCGACCCGGTCGCGGGCGCGGAGGAGGTCGTGGCGTTCGCGCGGGAGCACGGTCTGCCGATCGCGATCAAGGCGGCCTTCGGCGGTGGCGGACGCGGTCTGAAGGTGGCACGCACCCTGGAGGAGGTGCCCGAGCTGTACGACTCCGCCGTGCGTGAGGCGGTCGCGGCGTTCGGGCGGGGCGAGTGCTTCGTGGAGCGCTACCTCGACAAGCCCCGCCACGTGGAGACGCAGTGCCTGGCCGACTCCCACGGCAACGTGGTCGTGGTCTCCACCCGTGACTGCTCCCTGCAGCGCCGCCACCAGAAACTGGTCGAGGAGGCCCCCGCCCCCTTCCTGTCCCCGGCGCAGAACGAACAGCTGTACGCGGCGTCGAAGGCGATCCTGAAGGAGGCCGGCTACGTCGGCGCCGGCACGGTGGAGTTCCTCGTCGGCGCCGACGGCACGATCTCCTTCCTGGAGGTCAACACCCGCCTGCAGGTCGAGCACCCGGTCACCGAGGAAGTCACCGGCATCGACCTGGTCCGCGAGATGTTCCGCATCGCCGACGGCGAGGAACTCGGCTACGACGACCCGCCCCTGCGCGGACACTCCTTGGAGTTCCGCATCAACGGCGAGGACCCCGGCCGGGGCTTCCTGCCCGCCCCCGGCACCGTCACCACCTTCACCGCCCCCACCGGCCCCGGTGTCCGCCTGGACGCCGGCGTGGAAGCCGGCAGCGTGATCGGCCCGGCCTGGGACTCCCTGCTCGCCAAACTGGTCGTCACCGGCGCCACCCGAAAGCAGGCCCTGCAGCGCGCCGCCCGCGCGCTGCAGGAGTTCACCGTCGAGGGCATGGCCACCGCGATCCCCTTCCACCGCACGGTCGTCACCGACCCGGCCTTCGCCCCCGAACTGACCGGCTCCACCGAACCGTTCACCGTCCACACCCGCTGGATCGAGACCGAGTTCGTCAACGACATCAAGCCCTTCGCGGCCCCCGCCGACACCGACACCGACGACGACGCCGACCGCGAGACCATCGTCGTCGAGGTCGGCGGCAAACGCCTGGAAGTCTCCCTGCCCGCCGCCCTGGGCATGACCCTGGCCCGCACCGGCCTCGCCGCCGGCGCCAAGCCCAAACGCCGCGCCGCCAAGAAGTCCGGCCCGGCCGCCTCCGGCGACACCCTCGCCTCCCCCATGCAGGGCACCATCGTCAAGGTCGCCGTCGAAGAAGGCCAGGAAGTCAAGGAAGGCGACCTCGTCGTCGTCCTGGAAGCCATGAAGATGGAACAGCCCCTCAACGCCCACCGCTCCGGCACCATCAAGGGCCTCACCGCCGAAGTCGGCGCCGCCCTCACCTCCGGCGCCGTCATCTGCGAAATCAAGGACTGA
- a CDS encoding acyl-CoA carboxylase epsilon subunit, giving the protein MTIKVVRGNPTPEELAAALAVVRARAAAAATEPPGARTPRDSWSDPSRIAAHRLPAPGPTTWSRTYWPG; this is encoded by the coding sequence ATGACCATCAAGGTCGTTCGTGGAAACCCGACCCCGGAGGAGCTGGCCGCCGCCCTGGCGGTGGTCCGCGCCCGCGCCGCGGCGGCGGCCACCGAGCCACCCGGCGCGCGCACCCCCCGCGACTCCTGGTCCGACCCGTCCCGCATCGCCGCCCACCGCCTGCCGGCGCCGGGCCCCACCACATGGAGCCGCACCTACTGGCCCGGCTGA
- a CDS encoding acyl-CoA carboxylase subunit beta, producing the protein MSEPEASASTDIHTTAGKLADLQRRIHEATHAGSERAVEKQHAKGKLTARERIELLLDEDSFVEFDEFARHRSTDFGMEDNRPYGDGVVTGYGTVDGRPVAVFSQDFTVLGGSLGEVFGQKIMKAMDFALKTGCPVIGINDSGGARIQEGVMALGMYGEIFRRNTHASGVIPQISLVVGPCAGGAVYSPAITDFTVMVDQTSHMFITGPDVIKTVTGEDVGFEELGGARTHNATSGVAHHMAGDEKDAIEYVKQLLSYLPSNNLSEPPAFPEQADLALTDEDRELDTLVPDSANQPYDMHTVVEHVLDDGEFFETQALFAPNILTGFGRVEGHPVGIVANQPMQFAGCLDIDASEKAARFVRTCDAFNVPVLTFVDVPGFLPGVGQEHEGIIRRGAKLIYAYAEATVPLITVITRKAFGGAYDVMGSKHLGADLNLAWPTAQIAVMGAQGAVNILHRRTIAAASDEEREAVRARLIQEYEDALLNPYTAAERGYVDAVIPPSETRRHLVRGLRQLRTKRESLPPKKHGNIPL; encoded by the coding sequence ATGTCCGAGCCGGAAGCGTCAGCAAGCACCGACATTCACACCACCGCGGGGAAGCTCGCGGATCTGCAGCGCCGTATCCACGAGGCGACGCACGCCGGCTCCGAGCGCGCGGTGGAGAAGCAGCACGCCAAGGGCAAGCTGACGGCCCGTGAGCGGATCGAACTGCTTCTCGACGAGGACTCCTTCGTGGAGTTCGACGAGTTCGCCCGGCACCGCTCCACCGACTTCGGCATGGAGGACAACCGCCCCTACGGCGACGGCGTCGTCACCGGTTACGGCACGGTCGACGGCCGCCCGGTGGCCGTGTTCTCCCAGGACTTCACCGTCCTGGGCGGATCCCTGGGCGAGGTCTTCGGCCAGAAGATCATGAAGGCGATGGACTTCGCGCTGAAGACGGGCTGTCCGGTGATCGGGATCAACGACTCCGGCGGTGCCCGTATCCAGGAGGGCGTCATGGCCCTGGGCATGTACGGCGAGATCTTCCGCCGCAACACCCACGCCTCCGGTGTCATCCCCCAGATCAGCCTCGTGGTGGGCCCGTGCGCGGGCGGCGCGGTGTACTCGCCCGCGATCACCGACTTCACCGTGATGGTCGACCAGACCTCGCACATGTTCATCACCGGCCCGGACGTCATCAAGACGGTCACCGGCGAGGACGTCGGCTTCGAGGAACTGGGCGGTGCCCGCACCCACAACGCCACCTCGGGCGTGGCCCATCACATGGCGGGCGACGAGAAGGACGCCATCGAGTACGTCAAGCAGCTCCTGTCGTACCTGCCCTCCAACAACCTCAGCGAGCCCCCGGCCTTCCCCGAGCAGGCGGACCTCGCCCTGACCGACGAGGACCGCGAACTCGACACCCTCGTGCCGGACAGCGCCAACCAGCCGTACGACATGCACACGGTGGTCGAACACGTCCTGGACGACGGCGAGTTCTTCGAGACCCAGGCCCTGTTCGCCCCCAACATCCTCACCGGCTTCGGCCGCGTCGAGGGCCACCCGGTCGGCATCGTCGCCAACCAGCCGATGCAGTTCGCCGGCTGCCTGGACATCGACGCCTCCGAGAAGGCGGCCCGCTTCGTGCGCACCTGCGACGCCTTCAACGTCCCCGTCCTGACCTTCGTCGACGTCCCCGGCTTCCTCCCGGGCGTCGGCCAGGAACACGAGGGCATCATCCGCCGCGGCGCCAAACTCATCTACGCCTACGCCGAGGCCACGGTGCCCCTGATCACGGTGATCACCCGCAAGGCCTTCGGCGGCGCCTACGACGTCATGGGCTCCAAGCACCTGGGCGCCGACCTCAACCTCGCCTGGCCCACCGCCCAGATCGCCGTGATGGGCGCCCAGGGCGCGGTCAACATCCTGCACCGCCGCACCATCGCCGCCGCCTCCGACGAGGAGCGCGAGGCCGTCCGCGCGCGTCTCATCCAGGAGTACGAGGACGCCCTCCTCAACCCCTACACGGCAGCCGAACGCGGCTACGTCGACGCCGTCATCCCGCCCTCCGAAACCCGCCGCCACCTCGTCCGCGGCCTGCGCCAACTCCGCACCAAGCGCGAGTCCCTCCCCCCGAAGAAGCACGGCAACATCCCCCTGTAG
- a CDS encoding NAD(P)H-quinone dehydrogenase: MGHVTRIVIIGGGPGGYEAALVAAQLGAEVTVVDCDGLGGASVLTDCVPSKTLIATAEVMTTFDSSYEELGIIVADDTPHIDTPARVVGVDLGKVNRRVKRLALAQSHDITASVTRAGARVMRGRGRLAGQQDLDGSRKVVVRAADGSEETLTADAVLIATGGHPRELPDAQPDGERILNWTQVYDLDELPEELIVVGSGVTGAEFAGAYQALGSRVTLVSSRDRVLPGEDPDAAAVLEDVFRRRGMNVMARSRAQSAKRVGDRVEVTLADGRVITGSHCLMAVGAVPNSAGMGLEEAGVKVKESGHIWTDKVSRTTAPGVYAAGDVTGVFALASVAAMQGRIAMYHFLGDAVAPLNLKTVSSNVFTDPEIATVGYTQADLDAGVIDAVGVKLPLLRNPRAKMQGIRDGFVKIFCRPGTGIVVGGVVVSPRASELIHPISIAVDNNLTVEQIANAFTVYPSLSGSIAEVARQLHTRKSGGGV, from the coding sequence ATGGGGCATGTGACTCGGATCGTGATCATCGGTGGCGGACCCGGCGGATATGAAGCGGCGCTGGTGGCCGCGCAGCTCGGCGCGGAGGTGACCGTCGTGGACTGCGACGGTCTGGGCGGGGCGTCGGTGCTGACCGACTGCGTGCCGTCGAAGACCCTCATCGCGACGGCCGAGGTGATGACGACCTTCGATTCCTCGTACGAGGAGCTGGGGATCATCGTCGCCGACGACACCCCGCACATCGACACGCCCGCGCGTGTCGTCGGGGTGGACCTCGGCAAGGTCAACCGGCGTGTGAAGCGGCTCGCGCTGGCGCAGTCGCACGACATCACAGCCTCCGTGACGCGCGCCGGCGCGCGGGTCATGCGCGGGCGCGGGCGGCTGGCGGGTCAGCAGGACCTCGACGGCTCGCGCAAGGTCGTGGTGCGGGCGGCGGACGGGTCCGAGGAGACCCTGACCGCCGACGCCGTGCTCATCGCCACCGGCGGACATCCGCGTGAGCTGCCCGACGCGCAGCCGGACGGCGAGCGCATCCTCAACTGGACGCAGGTCTACGACCTGGACGAGCTGCCGGAAGAGCTGATCGTCGTCGGGTCGGGTGTCACCGGTGCCGAGTTCGCCGGCGCCTATCAGGCGCTCGGGTCGCGCGTCACGCTCGTGTCCAGCCGTGACCGTGTGCTGCCGGGTGAGGACCCGGACGCCGCCGCCGTCCTGGAGGACGTGTTCCGGCGGCGCGGGATGAACGTCATGGCGCGGTCCCGGGCCCAGTCCGCCAAACGGGTCGGTGACCGGGTCGAGGTCACGCTCGCGGACGGTCGGGTCATCACCGGCTCGCACTGCCTGATGGCCGTCGGCGCCGTCCCCAACAGCGCCGGGATGGGCCTGGAGGAGGCCGGGGTCAAGGTCAAGGAGTCCGGGCACATCTGGACGGACAAGGTGTCGCGGACCACCGCTCCCGGCGTGTACGCGGCCGGCGACGTCACCGGGGTCTTCGCCCTGGCGTCCGTCGCCGCCATGCAGGGCCGTATCGCCATGTACCACTTCCTCGGCGACGCCGTGGCCCCGCTCAACCTGAAGACCGTGTCGTCCAACGTCTTCACCGACCCCGAGATCGCCACCGTCGGCTACACCCAGGCCGACCTGGACGCCGGGGTCATCGACGCCGTCGGGGTGAAGCTGCCGCTGCTGCGCAACCCGCGCGCCAAGATGCAGGGCATCCGGGACGGCTTCGTCAAGATCTTCTGCCGGCCGGGCACCGGCATCGTCGTGGGCGGTGTCGTGGTCTCCCCGCGTGCCTCCGAGCTGATCCACCCGATCTCGATCGCGGTCGACAACAACCTGACCGTCGAGCAGATCGCGAACGCGTTCACCGTGTACCCGTCGCTGTCCGGCTCGATCGCCGAGGTCGCGCGCCAGCTCCACACGCGCAAGTCGGGCGGCGGGGTCTGA
- a CDS encoding gamma-glutamylcyclotransferase: MSLYAAYAGNLDSRLMSRRAPHSPLRATGWLNDWRLTFGGEHMGWEGALATVVEAPRSQVFVALYDIAPKDEDAMDRWVGVGLDIYRRMRVRVHTLDGEEPAWVYVLNGYEGGLPSARYLGEVADAAESAGAPHDYVMELRKRPC; this comes from the coding sequence ATGTCGCTCTACGCCGCCTACGCCGGCAACCTGGACTCGCGCCTGATGTCCCGCCGCGCCCCCCACTCCCCGCTGCGCGCAACCGGCTGGCTGAACGACTGGCGGCTGACCTTCGGCGGCGAGCACATGGGCTGGGAGGGCGCCCTGGCCACGGTCGTGGAGGCTCCCCGCTCCCAGGTCTTCGTGGCCCTGTACGACATCGCCCCCAAGGACGAGGACGCCATGGACCGCTGGGTCGGCGTCGGCCTGGACATATACCGCCGGATGCGGGTCCGCGTCCACACGCTGGACGGTGAGGAACCGGCCTGGGTCTACGTCCTCAACGGCTACGAGGGCGGTCTGCCCTCGGCCCGCTACCTGGGCGAGGTCGCGGACGCGGCGGAGTCGGCGGGCGCGCCCCACGACTATGTGATGGAACTGCGCAAACGCCCCTGCTGA
- a CDS encoding biotin--[acetyl-CoA-carboxylase] ligase, translating into MTIPPGAQGDPSDGPGEPRSDRWSDLDRPPLNSASLRRALVREGGLWSSLDVVPVIGSTNTDLAGRADRLPEGAVLVAEEQNAGRGRLDRVWTAPPRSGLFFSVLLKPTEVPVRHWGWLPLLTGVAVATGLSRAAGIDTALKWPNDLLVTVRGEERKAGGILAERAGTEGVVIGIGINVSLREDELPVPAAGSLALAGAVTTDRDPLLRAVLRSLEEWYRRWRAAGGDPSESGLQETYAAGCATLGRTVRAELPGDRSVVGEAVAVDGDGRLVLATEDGVQEPVGAGDIVHLRAV; encoded by the coding sequence ATGACGATCCCACCAGGTGCACAAGGCGACCCGTCCGACGGACCGGGTGAGCCGAGGTCGGACCGCTGGTCCGACCTCGACCGGCCGCCCCTCAACTCCGCCTCCCTGCGCCGGGCCCTGGTCCGGGAGGGAGGGCTGTGGAGCTCCCTGGACGTGGTGCCCGTCATCGGTTCCACCAACACCGATCTCGCGGGGCGGGCCGACCGGCTTCCCGAGGGCGCGGTGCTCGTCGCCGAGGAGCAGAACGCGGGCCGGGGCCGCCTCGACCGCGTCTGGACCGCGCCACCACGCTCCGGCCTGTTCTTCTCCGTCCTCCTCAAGCCGACCGAGGTGCCCGTCCGGCACTGGGGCTGGCTGCCGCTCCTCACCGGCGTCGCCGTCGCGACCGGGCTGTCCCGGGCCGCCGGTATCGACACGGCACTCAAGTGGCCCAACGACCTGCTGGTGACCGTGCGGGGCGAGGAGCGCAAGGCCGGCGGCATCCTGGCGGAGCGCGCGGGCACGGAGGGTGTCGTCATCGGGATCGGCATCAACGTCAGCCTGCGCGAGGACGAGTTGCCGGTGCCCGCGGCCGGGTCGCTGGCGCTCGCCGGCGCCGTGACCACGGATCGTGACCCCTTGCTGCGGGCCGTGCTGCGGTCGCTGGAGGAGTGGTACCGGCGGTGGCGGGCCGCCGGGGGCGATCCGTCCGAGAGCGGCCTCCAGGAGACCTACGCCGCGGGCTGCGCGACGCTGGGGCGCACCGTGCGCGCCGAGCTGCCCGGGGACCGGTCGGTGGTGGGGGAGGCCGTGGCCGTGGACGGGGACGGGCGGCTGGTTCTCGCCACGGAGGACGGGGTGCAGGAGCCGGTGGGAGCGGGGGACATCGTGCATCTGCGGGCTGTGTGA